The region GCAAAGTAATGAGGTAATGCATATGCATAAGTAAAGCCCACTTTTAGTATCTAGTTAATTTGGAACCTAAAAAGGCTTCTATAAAAGCCTAGAGGTAAAGGTTGTTTTTGGAGAAATGAGAATGAGTTTCTTGCACACATGGTTTCTATTCACTCAGGTTAGAGCAGCTGATCCCCCATGCAGTGTACAAGGGCTGCCCAATCCTCCTCTACTCAGCAAAGATGGGGATGTACTGATTGGTGGGATTTTTTCCATCCACAGCAAATGGAACCAGCCAGGACAAACATTCACATCAGGACCTCAGAAAGGAGAATGCACAAGGTAAGGGGAAATAGGAAAATTTCTATCTAAAGTAGGTTATATCATAAACATTTTCCTAAATTATTTACATCATACAATGTACAAAATACTTTCTGAAACTGATTatgatttaaataatgtttccCTACAGTTTGAATCTCATAGAATTTAAAACTGTACAAACAATGGTATTTGCCATTGAAGAAATCAACAACAGAACTGATATTCTTCCTGGCATCAGTTTGGGTTATAAAATCTATGATACCTGTGGATTAGTTGAAATGACCACAAGAGCCTCATTGTCCTTAgtaaatggtgaaaaaaataaaacttcggTGTCCTGCTCTAAAATTGAAACAGTTCAAGCAATCATAGGAGAATCATCATCTACCCCCACTATTGCCATATCTGCTACAGTGGGACCTTTACACATACCTGTGGTAAATCACCTGTCTTCTGATATCAAAGTATAAACATCAATTTCCCTGAAATGTATACATTTGCATTACGTTATGTAGGCAATTGTTATTCTTATAAAATGAAAAGGACATAAAACCAAGTGTTATTATCTACAGTTTATATTTTAGCCATATAACTCTGTTACAGGTCAGTCACTTTGCCTCATGTGCATGCTTaagtgacagaaaaaaatatccatCTTTCTTCAGAACTGTTCCCAGTGATTATTTCCAGAGCAGAGCTTTGGCAAAGCTGGTCAAATATTTTGGGTGGACCTGGGTAGGGGCCCTATGCAGTAATAATGATTATGGGATGAATGGCATAAATGAATTTATCATTGcagcaaaaaaagaaggaaTCTGTGTTGAGTATTCCAAGGCATTTTATAAGACAGACTCCAGAGAAAAAATCCTGAAAATAGTTGAGATTATCAAGGCTTCAACCTCCaaagttattgtaacttttgttGCATACTCTGACATGGGGGTTCTTTTAAAGGAATTGGCCTTACAGAACATGACTGGGTTTCAGTGGATTGGAAGTGAGTCCTGGATTTCTGATTTAAACCCAGCCAATGTTCAATGGCAGCATGTTCTAACAGGGTCTTTGGGTTTTGCTATTCCAAAAGCTGAAATCACTGGCCTTGGGGAATTTCTGACTAAGCTTAATCCAGCTTCTGATATAGCTATTTACAAAGAGTTGTGGGAGAcagtatttcagtgtaaacTTTCAACACAAGAAAATGTTGAGATGAAACTATTGTGCAAGAGCAATGAAAGTCTCACTCAAGTTCAAAACCTTTATACAGATGTTTCAGACTTACGAATTGCAAATAATGTTTATAAGGCTGTGTATGCTGTGGCTTATGCCCTGCATAGCAGTTATGGATGTTCACAGAGGGACAGTGGACAAGGTGCTGATGTGTGTACAAACCTTGCAGATAACCAGCAACCTTGGAAGGTAATTGTAACAGGATAGACTCAtgaaatacatattcacacttATATTCATACTTATATTCATAACTGAAGAGTATGCAATGCTTCCTTTAGATAGTGAATGAGTTGAAGAAAATCCATTTCACCACTAAAGCAGGAGAGGATGTATTCTTTGATGAGAATGGAGACCCAGCAGCGAGGTATGATGTGCTGAACTGGCAGAAAAGTAAAGATGGTAAAACAATGATTGTTAAAGTGGGTTTTTATGATGCCTCACTGCAAACACACCAACAGCTGTCATTTAACAACATCAATATATCCTGGGCCCTAAACAAGGTAAACAACAATATCTATACCAACAGAATATGTTCATACAGATGTTGtattgtatgtttatatatacacagtatattatttttacatatacaCAATAAATAATGGTTATCAGAAAATACTTAATAAATATATGCAATATGTAATGGTTTGCAGGTGCCAGTCTCTGTGTGTAGTCCAAGCTGTCCCCCGGGCACCAGGAAGGCTGTACAGAAAGGAAGGGCAATCTGCTGCTTTGACTGTATACCATGCGCAGAGGGGGAAATAAGTAATATAACAGGTATAATGAATAGTGTTTTTAATAATGCCCAGAGGAaccaaaaaaatacaatgaaaaatgcACGTGATAATCTTGAATGAATTTAACAGTCAAATTGACATTCCTTTTCTCTTCCTTAGATTCTATAACTTGTATCAAGTGCCCTCCTGAACTGTGGTCTAATGACAAGAAGGATACATGTGTCTTAAAGCTGGTAGAATTCCTGTCATTTGAGGAAAGAATGGGAATCATTCTTGTATCATTTTCTTTGTTAGGAGTTTctttcaccatcatcattactGTAATTTTCTTTAAACACAAGGACACACCAATTGTTAGAGCAAATAATTCTGAACTGAGCTTTCTGTTACTTTTCTCTCTTACTCTGTGTTTTCTCTGTTCAATTACTTTTATTGGATGGCCATCTGATTGGTCCTGTATGCTTCGCCATACAGCGTTTGGGATCATCTTCGTCCTCTGCATCTCCTGTGTTCTTGGGAAAACGGTAGTGGTGTTAATGGCCTTCAGGGCTACACTTCCTGGCACTAATGTCATGAAATGGTTTGGGCCTCTACAGCAGAGACTCAGTGTACTTGCCTTCACTCTTGTACAGGTCATTATTTGTGTGATTTGGCTAAATGTTTCTCCTCCTTTTCCttacaaaaatatgaattaCTACAAGGAAAAGATTATATTAGAATGTAGTTTAGGTTCAGCTATAGGATTCTGGGCTGTGCTGGGTTATATAGGATTTTTGgcctttttatgttttattttggcTTTTCTGGCTCGAAAGCTACCTGACAATTTCAATGAAGCCAAATTCATCACATTCAGTATGCTCATATTCTGTACCGTTTGGATCACTTTTATTCCAGCTTATGTCAGCTCTCCTGGAAAATTTACTGTAGCTGTGGAGATATTTGCCATTTTAGCCTCAAGCTTTGGTTTACTATTCTGCATATTTCTCCCAAAGTGTTATATAATCATCCTGAAACCAGAGAAGAATACTAAAAAACAAATGATGGGTAaatgatttagctagctaaatagtCAGTAGTTTTGCACTGTTTAATATATGCTTTAGCTTAGCTAAAAGACTTTTAAACAAATCTTCATAGAGACCTATTATGCAAATTGTGGAAATCCCAAGTGGAGGGAAACGTTTATCCAAATTTTGTAAATCCAACTACACCACcctgggggagaaccagggaaatactcccaaataaATGCACACATAAGTTTTACCAATCAGGGGAAAGACCATGAGAGTGAAACATGAGTTTGAATATAAAAAAGATGttttattatgacacttaaGCATCATTAAAAAATTAACATGTACATATAAAATCACTCTCCCATGAAGCACAATAAGGATTTTAAAATGAAGCacttctccaggcccaggcttggTGGGAAGAAGACAGGCCAGCTACAGCTCgggaggtcatccaaacccaccTCAAGTCACACCAAAATCAAACAATACCTACACCATTAGGAAGTTGTTGTGTCGGCACACTGAGCACGCTGTGAAGCACACACCACTGAATAAATGCAGCTAGCCTCCCCTGTCCCACACCAAAACCCTGTTTaacccaaaattacacaaacactaaacaataaacaaataaaaacaagttaCAGACTACggatgtcacgagaactgaTACCAATGTTGGTACCAAGTCgataccaacattcttaaaaggtgacggtacttgtttttctggatAACTGATTCTAATGGAGGTACCGAGGTTGAAATTCTTCGGGACCTgatggggcagcaaatacgcgcaagtgttttagtcggtccacaagtggggAAGAAGTACAACAACTAAaagcacatgggaaaaactGCACAAGTTTACCTCTGCCAGGACTCGTTGAGATAGCTCTGCGGTGACTTGTTGAAACTGGATATGTTTTGCATATTCCATACACtgattatataaaacattaacaaatCGTGTGTCTTATTATGATCCCTGATATATATGGATTACCAAAAACttaataaaatcacaaaattgATGACTATCCTCTTCGTAGGCTGGAGTATTGTATGGATCAAATGAGCGCCAAGAAGTATGCTGGCAAAGTTGATCTATTGAAGAGTTATTGACAGGTGCGGTTAACATCTCGTATCCGTAAAATAACCATTTTCATAACTCCCTCCGGCTTACATTCTTTGTTTTAACATATGGTGGAAGCTGGCTTTACTGTGAATTTGTCCAAATGTGATTTCTCAACAGCCACTGTTACATACTTGGGGAAGGAGGTCTTCTAGGTAGGGTGCACTCTTTAATGCCAAGTTGcttgcaaaaaaaagttttcctaCTCCATACACTAAGATGGAGCTGATGAGGTTTATTGGACTGGCTGGCCACTACTGCAGTTTTTGCCCCAATTTTTCATCAGTGGTCTGTCCATTAACTAACTTTTTGAAAATCTCGGGTTAAGTTTGATTGGTCCCTAAGTTGTCAACAAGCCTTTGAAAACATGAAATTACTGATGTCTACCGCACCTGTTTTAGCAGCACCACAGATTGGTCAACCGTTTAAAATTCATGTTGGTGCAAGCCAAGTGGGAGCAGGAGCCATTCTTATTCAAACTCATCAGGATGGTGTTGACCATCCAgtcagctatttatttatttatttatttatttatttatttatttgcagaaaTTGAACTCTTACCAGCtaaattattctgtttttgaGAAAGAAGCACTTGTGTTCATCTGGGCCCTTCAACATTTTATGTTTATCTGGGGAGAGGGGCCCCAGTGGTCAATTACTCTGATCACAACCCCTAATTAAGagatttattaattcattatagAGTCCAAAGTCAACAACTGATGAGCTGGGTCCTTTTCTTACAGCcttataatttaataatcaaaAATATTAAAGGGGCTGACAATGTGCTGGCTGACACCTTGTTACATGCACCTCCAGAGGAGTGACCTGGCAGGTGTATGTGGGTAGTACAAAAGTCCACCTAATGTTTAAAGTCCTCAATCTAGAATTCATCCAGAACTCATGCTAAGGCAGGTTTGCTATCTCTTCATTTTAGTTttggttattatttattttgacctTGTGCATTTACACACTTACTAGTACTACACTTTCATGTAATGTTCATACATTTGCATCCATGACTGATTCTGTTATCCCAATTTTTTGTGTTAATAAATAGTTACTGCTTTAGTAATAGTATGCAAATTTCTGAAAACTGAATTCAGTTCTGAAGCAGGTGGTCCAGGCCATTAATTACAAAGATAGATGTTGAACTGCTATGGCACAACTGCCTGTCACACCTCCTCCAGTGCCCACAGGATTACTGCCCTTCCTTCAGCCTTGCCAACATGCAACCAAAACCATACAGGCCTCCCAAGTGACTAAGGCTGTAGCAAGCCATGCTGGCGCcattaatgcatgctcagtggCTCTGGTTCCATATGGCATATATCAGCTGCAGGATCATCAGCTGGGTACCACCACTCAACAAAGTTTCGCTCCTTTAACCCCAGCACTCCTTCTGATGGCAGAGCAATGGCAGGGATGTCTTCCTGCCACCCCCTGCACCTAGACCTTGAGTTACTACCCCAACACTTTTCCTTTCCCCTCACCCAGAACCAAAAGCTGATGTTATCTGCCTCTTCAGCCAGGTCTTTCAGGGCATTCTGCTGGTTTGCCCCAGTTACTCCCATATCCCTCAGGAGGTGAACAGCTAGGGTCGTGAGGGAGGAACAAGGCTTGGAAGGTCACACCATTagactctggcatgagcagATTTTGGGAGGCTTTACCATCGGCCTCATACAGGAGCATGACTTGGGAGGGCATCCCATTggcctcaggcatgagcagagtATGGCCGGCCGTGTCGTTGGCTTcagacgtgagcagagcttagTTGGATACGTCATCAgcctcaggtgtgagcagagcttggttggccaCGTAATCAGCCTCAGGCATGATCAGAGTTAGGTTAGCCATGTCATCAGCCTCAGGCATGAGCTGAGCTTCGTTGGCCATGTCATTGGCCTCAGACGTGAGCAcagcttggttggctgtgtcatcggcctctgactggaacatgTCTTGGTGTGCTGTCTCATTGGCCTCAGATTGGAACATGGTTTCCTGGAAACCCAGGTCAACAGTAATAATATTGGTGTATACACCAATATTACTTAAGTATATTCTGAAGCATGGAAAGGTTTTCCCCTCCCCCCTCAGGCAAAATACACCCCCATTCTCAAATATGTGAGGCTCTCAGTAAAAACTGTAAAAGTGTGTCTAGAGGGAGCAGAGGGATCTGCATAAACTGTGTTCTGGAGCACATCAACAAGTGTGTTGACACAGTCACTACATGTAAGAGAATTAAAACTTTCACTAATCTGAAGCCGTGTATGAACGGAGAAATCTGCATCTAACTGAAGGCATGAGATGCTGCTTTCAGTTCTGGAGACCAGGAAGCCCACAGCTCAATCAGGGCCAACCTTACAAGGGGAATCATGAAAGCCAAATCAGAGAAATTGAGGACAACTCAACATATGTGGCAGGGCATCCAAACACTCACTGACTACAAACAGATCAACACTCCCCCCTACATCAATGATGCCTCCCTCCCTGAACAGCTCAACATCTTCTGTGCTCAATTTGATCAGGGAAACACAGAACACAAAACCATCAAGTCGAGCTTCCATCCAGTGACCTGTGACCTGCTGCTCAGGTCACTGGACCTGAGTGTGATCACGAGCACCAGTGATGTGTGCTCTACCCTGAGCAGAGTGAACACATACAAAGCTACGGGTGCAGATAACACTCCAGGCCACGTGCTCAAAGCCTGCGCAGAACAAAGGGCTGAGGTCTTCTTGGACTTTTTCAACCCATCCATAGCCCAAGCCATGGTTCTGACCTACTTCAAAACAGCAACAATTGTGCTAGTGCTGAAAAATGCCATGGCCACAACATGCAACAACCTCTGTCTTGTGTCCGTCACACCCATTATCATGCAGTATTTTTGAGAGACTGATCCTTTGCTATCTGCAGTGCTGCCTGCTCTCAACACTGGACCTGTAATAGTTTGCCGACTGCCCCAAAAGTTCAACAGAGGATTGGCACTCAACTCTACCCTGGACAATAGCAACTTCTACATTAGGCTATTTATTAGGTTAATGTAGTAGATGCTATTAAGCTATTTGTTCACAGTTCAGCTTTACCTTTAACACTGTTAACCTTTACAAATTGATCATTTTCCAAAGTTTACTGACCTTGGCATCAGAACCTCCCTCTCTAACTGGACTCTGGACTTACTCAATAACACTTACTCACAGACTGCAGGTCTGCAGACTGTTAGGTTTGACAAACACATTGTCCTCCATCCTAGTATTTAGCACTGGCATCCCACAAGGCTGTGTGCTTAGCCTCTCCTCTAATCTCTGCCAGCCATGACCAGTGGTAATCCCGATCAGCGGATTTTGAGACGGTCTACATAGTGGCATTAGGAGCATTtcaatataaattaaattatattaaaaacatattccTAAATTATTTGCATCATAAATTTTACAAAACATACTCCAATTTAT is a window of Ictalurus punctatus breed USDA103 chromosome 4, Coco_2.0, whole genome shotgun sequence DNA encoding:
- the LOC124628117 gene encoding extracellular calcium-sensing receptor-like — protein: MVFAIEEINNRTDILPGISLGYKIYDTCGLVEMTTRASLSLVNGEKNKTSVSCSKIETVQAIIGESSSTPTIAISATVGPLHIPVVSHFASCACLSDRKKYPSFFRTVPSDYFQSRALAKLVKYFGWTWVGALCSNNDYGMNGINEFIIAAKKEGICVEYSKAFYKTDSREKILKIVEIIKASTSKVIVTFVAYSDMGVLLKELALQNMTGFQWIGSESWISDLNPANVQWQHVLTGSLGFAIPKAEITGLGEFLTKLNPASDIAIYKELWETVFQCKLSTQENVEMKLLCKSNESLTQVQNLYTDVSDLRIANNVYKAVYAVAYALHSSYGCSQRDSGQGADVCTNLADNQQPWKIVNELKKIHFTTKAGEDVFFDENGDPAARYDVLNWQKSKDGKTMIVKVGFYDASLQTHQQLSFNNINISWALNKVPVSVCSPSCPPGTRKAVQKGRAICCFDCIPCAEGEISNITDSITCIKCPPELWSNDKKDTCVLKLVEFLSFEERMGIILVSFSLLGVSFTIIITVIFFKHKDTPIVRANNSELSFLLLFSLTLCFLCSITFIGWPSDWSCMLRHTAFGIIFVLCISCVLGKTVVVLMAFRATLPGTNVMKWFGPLQQRLSVLAFTLVQVIICVIWLNVSPPFPYKNMNYYKEKIILECSLGSAIGFWAVLGYIGFLAFLCFILAFLARKLPDNFNEAKFITFSMLIFCTVWITFIPAYVSSPGKFTVAVEIFAILASSFGLLFCIFLPKCYIIILKPEKNTKKQMMGK